Below is a window of Candidatus Caldatribacterium sp. DNA.
TACCCCCATCTCCACGGTGGCAAGGGCAAATGCGCTGTTCTCCTCGGTGAACCTCTCCACGAGCACAATCTGGAGGGCGTACGCCGTTGCCCCAAGGAGGGTGAGGAAGTCCCCAAAAAAGACAGTGTTCCCCCTTTCTCCTCCAAGGCTCAGGATGAAAAGCCCAAAAAGCGCTAAAGCAATGCTCAAGGGGAGTATTCGGTCAGGCTTTGTCCTCAGAATGAGAAAGGCAAAAAGAGGTACGATAACCGTGCAGAGCCCGGTAACAAAAGCCGAGCGGGCGGGAGTAACGTAGAGGAGCCCGAGAGTCTGGAAAAGGTATCCCCCAAAGAGAGCCCCTCCGAGAATGGTTCCCGCAAGGAAAACCCTTTTCCCCTTTGGACAGGAAAAACCCACAAGGGCACCAAAGGCGATTGAGAACCTCCAGAAAAGGATGGTTAAAGGCGGAGTGCTCGCGAGGAGATTCTTCATGGTCACAAATGTGGCACCCCAGACCGCTGTAACCCCAAGGAGTGCAAGGTCGGCAAGAACGGCGTTTCTCTCGGCCATGGTCGTATTGTACCACATAAAAAATTGGAGCCGGCGATCCGACTTGAACGGACAACCTGCGGATTACGATTCCGCTGCTCTGCCATTGAGCTACACCGGCTCCGGAAAAAATTGTACTTGAGAAAGAATGGAGCGTCAAGAGGTCTCAAAAAGCTTGAGGTGGCAGCTTTTTCTCGAGTCTCCCCCGAAGAATAATGGAGAGGGCGTTGAGGCTTAGGGTTACGGCAAGGAGGACCACGATTCCTGCGGCGGCGTTGGCATGGAAGGCCTTCTGGGGCCTTGAAACCCAGTTGAAAATCTGGATGGGAAGGGTGGTGAAGGGAGAAAAGAGTCCTTCTGGCAGGAAAGCAACGTACGTGAGGGCTCCGACCATGATGAGCGGAGCAGCTTCCCCTATGGCCCGGGAGACGGTGAAGATGATGCCGGTGAGAATTCCCGGGAACGCTACCGGGAGTATCTGGTCTTTAAGGGCCTGCCAGCGGGTAGCCTCAAGGGCCAATGCGCCTTCCCAGAGGGACTGGGGTACTGCCCGAAGGCTCTCCCGGGCAGAGACAATGACGATGGGAAGGACAAGGAGCGCCAGAGTCAGGGCACCGGTGAGGAGGCTTCGGCCAAGCTGCAGCGTTCGGGCAAAAAGCTCAAGGCCAAGCATGCCGTAGATGATGGAAGGGACTCCACTCAGAGTAGCAATGCTTGTTTCTATGATGGAACTCATCCAGTTTTTCGGAGCGTACACCTCAAGGTAAATTGCCCCACCAACACCAAGGGGAACGGCAAAAAGAATCGTGAGGACCGTGACGTATATGCTTCCCACCATGGCCGGAAGTATCCCCGCCTTTTCTGGATTTCGGGAGGGAAAGCCCGTGAGGAACTTCAGGCTCAGGCGGGGAAGGCCGTCGAGGAAAGCATCGATGAGGAGGGCAAAAAGAACGGTGAGGGCAAAAAGTAAGGCGGCAGCGGCAAGAACAAGGAAAACCTTTTCTTTCCTCTTTTTTTGCAGGAGGAACGCATCG
It encodes the following:
- a CDS encoding DMT family transporter, yielding MAERNAVLADLALLGVTAVWGATFVTMKNLLASTPPLTILFWRFSIAFGALVGFSCPKGKRVFLAGTILGGALFGGYLFQTLGLLYVTPARSAFVTGLCTVIVPLFAFLILRTKPDRILPLSIALALFGLFILSLGGERGNTVFFGDFLTLLGATAYALQIVLVERFTEENSAFALATVEMGVAALLSLSFALFLEEPLFPRRTEIWGSLFFLGIVATALAFSVQKVAQRYTEATHVGIIFISEPVFAALFSYFLWHERLTARSILGCSLILLGILTTQLRLSPGAPSLQLSAQTQDPQGREGR
- the pstA gene encoding phosphate ABC transporter permease PstA, with translation MTKGLQTDAFLLQKKRKEKVFLVLAAAALLFALTVLFALLIDAFLDGLPRLSLKFLTGFPSRNPEKAGILPAMVGSIYVTVLTILFAVPLGVGGAIYLEVYAPKNWMSSIIETSIATLSGVPSIIYGMLGLELFARTLQLGRSLLTGALTLALLVLPIVIVSARESLRAVPQSLWEGALALEATRWQALKDQILPVAFPGILTGIIFTVSRAIGEAAPLIMVGALTYVAFLPEGLFSPFTTLPIQIFNWVSRPQKAFHANAAAGIVVLLAVTLSLNALSIILRGRLEKKLPPQAF